A portion of the Terriglobales bacterium genome contains these proteins:
- a CDS encoding TonB-dependent receptor — MLLLPGQSFGQAVYGSIFGTVSDPSGAVIPNAKVTVTDVRKGTSETVTTDAAGNYSVTHLIPDIYQVKVESQGFQTAVSDNLQVSADTGAKFDTTLKTGAQTETVQVTAEAPQLKTDRADVATIFNERSLEQLPTFNRNFTNFLLLSPGTTKMGWSHASSENPQGSQQIFVNGQQFAGTAYELDGTDNQDPILGIIVVNPNLDSVSETKITSQNYDAEFGKAIAGIVTAQTKSGSNNLHGSGFWYRRTDAFQARDPFTQFQPDPITHRLIPAALWNQFGGSVGGPILKDKLFFFGDYQGTREKTGNSFFETVPTNLVRSTCLSGAACNLSEYLNGGQNQIYQPGTTTPFAGNIIPASQISAQAVALLKQLPAPTTSGTLNNYVASGFGVFNRDAFDARADYNTTQNLHIFGRYSFQNFSLNGKGAFGVAGGNGFGPGGFAGQSKTRNQSLASGFDYVLGPSLITDFRFAYFRYHVNVSPNDASLTPMKDAGVPGINLGDTFTQGFSQLSFAGNGASDIQKAAGISEFGEGLDVGRCNCPLLESENQIQFVNNWTKTFGLHSFKFGGDIRYALNLRVPSDRHRTGELSFDKGFTSNPANTAQPGGSALATMLLGETTSIARYVSSTTSAAERQKRWFFYGQDTWRISPKLTLNYGLRWEIYFPETVNDKGNGGLLNLSDGNVHVAGIGGVDLNMGVENSFKNLAPRLGLAYQFDDKTVVRMGYGRSFDIGVFGSIFGHTVTQNLPVLASQQLNAPSSTTGVFTLAQGPPAPTPIVVPTNGLLRLPDGINGRARPFRVRIPTLDAYNLTIQRQLSNSVSAEIGYVGNKGTHVFAGNNPDINPNEPNVIGFHPQLANCVGAATTNCNVAKNNRRAFFAPFGWTQDITYFANAASSNYNALQTKIEKRFTNGLQMLAHYTWAKALNFDQDYFAIQPHHGLVDFNRKHVFVLSSVYDLPFGHGKAYASNIPKWADYVIGGLQASGNLTWSSGLPFSVSYNECGSDIDAGPCWAAKTGSVSTNVTGLRTPATGAPFRQFFTPVAAFTTNGASGGGFTRPAQDTFGSRNSLYGPRYANVDFSIAKNFNITERANAQFRAEIFNLFNHPQLGNPNSCIDCAGSGTITGLAGNIAQMRNIQLGLRLQF, encoded by the coding sequence ATGCTGTTGTTACCAGGACAGAGCTTCGGACAGGCGGTATATGGCTCCATTTTTGGAACGGTAAGCGATCCTTCGGGAGCTGTCATCCCGAATGCAAAGGTCACAGTGACCGACGTCCGAAAAGGAACATCGGAGACAGTAACAACTGACGCTGCAGGAAATTACAGCGTCACCCACCTGATTCCCGACATATATCAGGTGAAGGTAGAGTCGCAGGGCTTCCAAACTGCAGTCTCCGACAACCTGCAGGTGTCTGCCGATACCGGGGCGAAATTCGACACCACCCTGAAGACCGGCGCACAGACTGAAACCGTTCAGGTAACCGCGGAAGCGCCACAGCTCAAGACCGACCGAGCGGATGTGGCCACGATCTTCAACGAGAGATCGCTTGAGCAACTTCCCACTTTCAATCGAAATTTCACCAACTTCCTCCTGCTAAGCCCCGGTACTACGAAGATGGGCTGGTCGCATGCCAGCTCGGAGAACCCGCAAGGCAGCCAGCAGATTTTTGTCAACGGTCAGCAGTTCGCGGGAACGGCGTACGAACTCGATGGAACGGATAATCAGGATCCGATTCTTGGAATTATTGTCGTGAATCCCAATCTGGATTCGGTGAGCGAAACCAAAATTACCAGCCAGAACTATGACGCCGAGTTTGGAAAAGCGATAGCAGGCATCGTCACGGCGCAGACTAAGTCAGGCAGCAACAATCTTCATGGCTCCGGCTTTTGGTACCGACGCACTGATGCTTTCCAGGCTCGAGACCCGTTCACACAATTCCAGCCAGATCCAATCACTCATCGTCTCATTCCAGCAGCACTGTGGAACCAGTTCGGCGGATCGGTCGGCGGCCCGATTCTCAAGGACAAGCTGTTCTTTTTCGGCGACTATCAAGGCACCCGCGAGAAGACCGGTAACTCGTTCTTTGAGACCGTGCCGACGAATCTTGTGCGAAGCACTTGTTTAAGCGGAGCGGCCTGCAACCTGAGCGAGTACCTAAACGGTGGTCAAAACCAGATCTATCAACCGGGAACAACTACGCCTTTTGCGGGCAACATCATTCCCGCGAGTCAAATCTCTGCTCAGGCGGTGGCGTTGCTCAAGCAACTACCCGCCCCGACCACGAGCGGAACGCTCAACAACTATGTTGCGAGCGGGTTCGGAGTCTTCAATCGTGACGCGTTCGACGCGCGCGCCGATTACAACACAACTCAAAACCTGCACATATTTGGTAGATACAGCTTCCAGAACTTTAGTTTGAACGGCAAGGGCGCATTCGGCGTCGCTGGCGGCAATGGATTTGGGCCTGGAGGATTTGCCGGTCAATCAAAGACTCGCAACCAGAGCTTGGCTTCAGGCTTTGATTATGTCCTTGGTCCGAGTCTCATCACGGACTTCCGCTTCGCTTATTTCCGATACCACGTGAATGTAAGTCCGAATGATGCCTCCCTCACTCCGATGAAGGATGCGGGTGTCCCGGGCATCAACCTTGGAGATACCTTCACTCAAGGATTCTCTCAGCTTAGCTTTGCCGGCAATGGCGCGAGCGACATTCAGAAGGCTGCGGGCATCAGCGAGTTCGGCGAAGGTCTCGATGTTGGCCGCTGCAATTGCCCCTTGCTTGAAAGTGAGAACCAGATTCAGTTTGTAAACAACTGGACAAAAACCTTCGGCCTCCATTCCTTCAAGTTCGGTGGCGACATTCGATATGCGCTAAATTTGCGCGTGCCGAGCGATCGTCATCGGACGGGCGAGCTTTCCTTCGACAAGGGCTTCACGTCCAATCCGGCTAACACTGCTCAGCCCGGCGGATCAGCACTTGCGACGATGTTGCTGGGCGAGACGACAAGCATTGCGCGCTATGTAAGTAGCACGACAAGCGCTGCCGAGCGCCAGAAGCGGTGGTTCTTTTACGGGCAGGATACCTGGCGAATTAGTCCCAAGCTGACGCTGAATTACGGGTTGCGATGGGAGATTTATTTTCCAGAAACTGTCAATGACAAAGGTAACGGAGGCTTGCTGAATTTGAGTGACGGCAACGTCCATGTTGCCGGCATCGGTGGCGTAGATCTCAATATGGGTGTTGAGAATAGCTTCAAGAATCTTGCTCCCCGTTTGGGACTAGCGTACCAATTCGACGACAAGACGGTCGTACGCATGGGTTACGGCCGTAGCTTCGACATTGGAGTGTTCGGCTCAATCTTCGGCCACACGGTTACCCAAAACTTGCCAGTGCTGGCGAGTCAACAACTCAATGCTCCAAGCTCCACCACAGGCGTGTTCACGCTGGCTCAGGGCCCGCCTGCGCCCACTCCGATCGTTGTTCCGACGAACGGCTTGCTCCGTTTGCCAGACGGGATCAACGGTCGTGCTCGCCCTTTCCGTGTCCGCATTCCCACGCTTGATGCCTACAACCTGACGATTCAGCGCCAACTTTCTAATTCGGTGAGCGCAGAGATCGGCTATGTCGGTAACAAGGGAACCCACGTGTTCGCGGGCAACAATCCGGACATCAATCCAAATGAGCCTAACGTTATCGGCTTCCACCCACAGCTTGCGAATTGCGTAGGCGCAGCAACGACGAACTGCAACGTGGCCAAGAACAATCGCAGGGCTTTCTTTGCGCCCTTCGGTTGGACGCAGGACATCACCTATTTTGCCAATGCTGCCAGCAGTAATTACAACGCTCTGCAGACGAAAATCGAGAAGCGCTTTACGAATGGCTTGCAGATGCTGGCGCATTACACCTGGGCGAAGGCTCTGAATTTCGATCAGGACTACTTCGCCATCCAGCCGCATCACGGGTTGGTCGACTTCAACCGCAAGCACGTGTTTGTTTTGTCCAGTGTGTATGACCTACCGTTTGGACACGGCAAGGCATATGCGTCCAACATCCCAAAGTGGGCTGATTATGTGATTGGCGGTCTTCAGGCGAGTGGAAATCTGACCTGGAGCAGCGGCCTGCCATTCAGCGTGAGTTACAACGAGTGCGGTTCCGATATCGATGCTGGTCCGTGCTGGGCAGCAAAGACCGGAAGCGTGAGCACCAACGTCACCGGATTGCGAACTCCCGCGACTGGAGCCCCCTTCAGACAATTCTTCACTCCAGTGGCAGCGTTCACTACAAATGGGGCGTCTGGCGGTGGATTCACGCGTCCTGCCCAGGATACGTTTGGTAGCCGGAACTCTCTCTACGGACCGCGGTATGCGAACGTTGATTTCTCAATCGCCAAGAACTTTAACATTACGGAACGAGCCAACGCACAGTTCCGCGCCGAGATCTTCAACCTGTTCAACCATCCGCAACTGGGGAATCCTAACTCTTGTATTGATTGCGCTGGCTCAGGCACGATTACCGGTCTCGCCGGTAATATTGCCCAAATGCGCAACATTCAGTTGGGTTTGAGACTCCAGTTCTAA